In Coregonus clupeaformis isolate EN_2021a chromosome 7, ASM2061545v1, whole genome shotgun sequence, one genomic interval encodes:
- the LOC121570703 gene encoding probable polyketide synthase 1, whose product MEEEEGAIAVVGMGCSFPGGEGLDNFWKVLLEGKNCALPIPNERFNSTYWYDADNSKPGKTHTSKAALIDGLSQFHHRFFGITDAEADYMDPQQKLLLHCTYRALENAGMPMEKASGTRTGVYLGLMNRDYDITTAQYDPCLANHWTGTGKAMSIAANRISYTFNLTGPSVAIDSACSSSLVALHFACQAIKQGDCEMALCGGVSCIIDPQVFVALSKAKMISPEGTSKPFSSRADGYGRGEGCGIILLKPLKQALKDCDHVWGIISKTAVNQDGHTVTPITKPSMVQQEDLLRRIYSESDLSTVQYIEAHGTGTPVGDPIEAGSISKVIAKARPPGSETLRIGSVKGNIGHTESAAGVAGLIKVLLMMKHETIVPSLFYSEDSASIDAKALNVKVPTKAEKWGNAGSVERVAGINNFGFGGTNAHTIVKQYNNSHTQTARVERSYEYFVLSAASEKSLTMMVQDTAEQISADKTVELQGLSYTSACRRSHMKHKYRKAFTTSSLVDLRNQLKSALNKKIVPSKLDPKLVFVFCGNGVAYQGMCKQLLKQEPVFREKIREVEALFQRYQRMSITERLESASVDDDFSKPDVVQPLLFAIQVGIASLFKHWGIRPDAILGHSVGEVAAAHCSGLLSLEDAVKVIYFRSTLQNKVTGGKMLVVSNMAVSEVLNLLPSYLNKVCLAASNSPQSCTLAGDADAIDSLHQKLSNSVKSKNLFLHVLDVPAAYHSQMMDPILSQLEDSIGSLQVNHVETELFSTVTGKAVEQPDFSTGKYWARNIREPVSFEQAVRSATKDKNNVVFVEIGPRRALQRNIQETLGNETQVLTSVQQDKDHETMLNTVSKLFELGVQVDWDKFYRGCETSPTPTPMYQFNCVKKNVIFEVAQKDTSGSHPVLTQTGNDGKTFSCDLASASVSYLQDHRNNDVAIVPGALYAELGLAAFMASSKSKVPLNTLQLSVSFQSPFLISPNSPEMSVKLDHIENETMFKIQSPTATYASGSISCKQGRLAEEQYISLDSVYKRCTSTMSTDYFYDYLSKRGFQYGSVFRNKGDVHYGADLMEAISVVTVPDELLPQLHDFCIHPVVLDYLLQLTPITIVNAFMARPGFPAEIGSLTVHEPLQPEMVLYLRAANVAADHFEVSGCFTDKAGRVLVELKHVIVKYLRSQSNVVEEYFFHNDFSVVSDDYKPINNPKALVFADQMGVSEAMQKHLSSQSQYISFTHANDLLSRGLKALLSTFKISDLKSFAEILFVWSIDNVTSHETEAILENMVSCCEMFRQIVLELKAMKFPNSIRVITYRSAENTVDCISAGFVLSGMTRSCAAEMADLSFQLIDISSVSTEDIRVLYQVLDSFPCSKYPELVVKDGQILKPYIVHTPTESSDNSQENVHSFKSEEFILQTANPYRMTSLSAIPCDVEDKNIKENSVEIQLSKICVHSSDYFPVSVADMNYGPTMYWNKHTTHNHQLFALDFSGTVTAVGKDVSKLKVGDHVVSCYPIAASSKIVIPEAACYKTKRLTFLKEAPCVSYFILAWEVLHRALPKVKQQRLGIISSVPDSGLTKVLAQTANKSGWYNIVLPQFSDQLQNVNKLDAFVLLPPFDKFQFEKACNVSGVRHIVAVCENECQSSISQNGFRCGNDNIRIQTVQMSSALEKGSIRAEKPHIYRWLKSMHLDKKSLDFETTIFQRVSSGNIGFMPAEESESYFSLKTLPVVVLGKDESKGTLSNIQLLPKPNQLFQKNSVYIVTGGLTGLGFETVKFIAQRGGGYIVILSRSSPSPDLQQEISNIKSQYGATVVSLQCDVSISAQVVKTITAIRESFPSCPIRGVFHSAVVLHDGLIETLDKSLYEKVLKPKVNGALNLHHATKHCKLDYFVCYSSISAFIGNASQTNYCAANSFLDTFCQYRRNIGLAGQSISWGALNLGLLLDKDHFQRFLAAKGMMVMGVAEINESLEQCLLLNRPQQVVCKFNFKNLMHHVLAQNASLNIRLGELADEGLTKEKGVDARYDQTTVSMSPSEYVKSVLRETLGVENDELNDDSSLTALGIDSMLAMTLQNLIFQDRGVNVPLVKLLDPNSTLSTLVAMLKEGANLESEHGDDLALDLMENNEEESYMSTIL is encoded by the exons atggaggaggaagagggagccATTGCAGTGGTTGGCATGGGATGCAGCTTCCCTGGAG GTGAGGGGCTTGACaatttctggaaggttcttctgGAAGGGAAGAACTGTGCATTGCCAATCCCTAACGAGAGGTTTAACAGTACTTACTGGTATGATGCTGACAACAGCAAACCTGGAAAGACTCACACTAGCAAAGCTGCTCTCATAGATGGGTTA agccagtttcatcaca GGTTTTTTGGTATCACCGATGCTGAGGCCGACTACATGGACCCTCAGCAGAAACTCTTGCTGCACTGCACCTATAGGGCACTAGAGAATGCTGGGATGCCAATGGAGAAAGCTAGCGGAACTAGGACTGGAGTATACCTAg GACTAATGAACAGAGACTACGATATCACAACCGCCCAGTACGATCCATGCTTGGCCAACCATTGGACTGGCACTGGTAAAGCCATGAGTATTGCAGCCAACCGGATATCCTACACCTTCAACCTCACTGGTCCATCAGTTGCCATAGACAGTGCCTGCTCATCATCTCTTGTGGCTCTGCACTTTGCTTGTCAAGCCATAAAACAAG GTGACTGCGAGATGGCTCTCTGTGGCGGTGTAAGCTGTATCATAGATCCACAAGTCTTTGTTGCTCTCAGCAAGGCAAAGATGATTTCACCTGAAGGCACCAGCAAACCTTTCTCCAGTAGAGCAGATGGCTATGGCAGAGGAGAGGGCTGCGGGATTATTCTGCTGAAGCCACTGAAACAA gCCTTGAAAGACTGTGACCACGTATGGGGCATCATAAGCAAAACTGCAGTAAACCAAGATGGCCACACTGTCACTCCAATCACCAAGCCATCCATGGTCCAACAAGAGGATCTTCTGCGCAGAATCTATTCAGAGTCTGACCTGTCAACTGTCCAGTACATAGAGGCTCATGGGACTGGAACTCCAGTGGGGGATCCCATAGAAGCAGGCAGCATCTCCAAAGTCATTGCCAAAGCCAGACCTCCAGGTTCAGAGACACTCCGCATCGGCTCTGTGAAAGGCAACATTGGACACACAGAATCTGCAGCTGGAGTGGCAGGGCTAATCAAGGTACTCCTAATGATGAAGCATGAAACCATTGTCCCTTCACTCTTCTACTCTGAGGACAGTGCCAGTATAGATGCTAAAGCCTTAAACGTAAAAGTTCCCACTAAAGCAGAAAAGTGGGGAAATGCAGGCTCCGTCGAACGGGTTGCAGGGATCAATAATTTTGGTTTTGGAGGCACAAATGCCCACACAATTGTTAAACAGTACAACAACTCTCACACCCAAACAGCCAGGGTTGAAAGGTCATATGAGTATTTTGTCCTTTCAGCAGCCTCAGAAAAATCCCTTACCATGATGGTACAGGACACAGCTGAACAGATAAGTGCAGACAAAACAGTGGAACTCCAGGGTCTGTCATATACATCAGCCTGTAGAAGAAGCCACATGAAACATAAATACAGGAAGGCATTCACAACATCCTCTCTGGTTGATCTGAGAAACCAGCTGAAATCTGCTTTGAACAAAAAGATTGTCCCCTCCAAACTAGATCCAAAGTTAGTGTTTGTTTTCTGTGGGAATGGTGTGGCCTACCAAGGCATGTGCAAGCAGCTCCTGAAACAGGAACCAGTGTTCAGAGAGAAGATCAGGGAGGTTGAGGCGCTTTTTCAAAGGTACCAAAGAATGTCCATCACAGAGAGACTGGAAAGTGCATCAGTTGATGACGACTTTTCAAAACCAGATGTTGTCCAGCCCCTACTCTTTGCTATTCAGGTTGGCATTGCCAGTCTCTTCAAGCACTGGGGAATCAGACCAGATGCCATTCTTGGCCACTCTGTTGGAGAGGTTGCTGCTGCCCACTGCTCTGGTCTCTTGTCCCTTGAGGATGCAGTGAAGGTGATTTACTTCCGCAGTACTCTGCAGAATAAGGTCACAGGGGGGAAAATGCTTGTGGTCAGTAACATGGCTGTGTCAGAGGTCTTGAACCTCCTTCCCTCCTACTTAAATAAGGTTTGCCTGGCTGCCTCCAACAGCCCACAGTCCTGCACCCTTGCAGGTGATGCTGATGCTATAGACAGTCTCCATCAAAAGCTAAGCAACTCAGTCAAGAGTAAGAATCTGTTCCTCCATGTTCTGGATGTCCCTGCTGCATACCACAGCCAGATGATGGATCCCATCCTCTCTCAACTAGAGGACAGTATTGGCTCTTTACAGGTGAATCATGTTGAGACAGAATTGttctccacagtgacagggaAGGCGGTAGAGCAGCCAGACTTCAGCACAGGCAAATACTGGGCCAGGAACATTCGAGAGCCTGTTTCATTTGAACAGGCTGTGAGATCAGCAACCAAAGACAAAAACAATGTGGTCTTTGTAGAGATAGGACCTAGAAGGGCACTACAAAGGAACATCCAGGAGACTCTGGGAAATGAGACACAAGTGCTCACATCAGTGCAGCAAGATAAAGATCATGAGACAATGCTGAACACTGTGTCCAAACTGTTTGAGTTGGGGGTTCAGGTAGACTGGGACAAGTTCTACAGAGGTTGTGAGACATCCCCAACACCTACCCCAATGTATCAGTTCAATTGTGTGAAGAAAAATGTCATCTTTGAGGTAGCACAGAAAGATACATCGGGCAGTCATCCTGTGTTAACTCAGACAGGCAATGATGGAAAAACATTCAGTTGTGATCTGGCCTCAGCCTCAGTGTCTTACCTGCAGGACCATAGAAACAATGATGTTGCCATTGTCCCTGGTGCCCTCTATGCTGAGTTGGGTTTGGCTGccttcatggccagttccaaaTCAAAGGTGCCACTCAACACGCTGCAACTCAGTGTCAGTTTTCAGAGTCCATTTCTAATTTCGCCAAATTCTCCAGAGATGAGTGTCAAACTGGATCACATTGAAAACGAGACAATGTTTAAGATACAATCTCCTACAGCAACGTATGCATCAGGCAGCATATCATGCAAGCAAGGGAGGTTGGCTGAAGAACAGTATATCTCTCTAGACTCAGTTTACAAGCGATGCACATCAACTATGAGTACTGATTACTTTTATGATTACCTAAGTAAGAGAGGGTTTCAGTATGGTTCTGTTTTCAGAAACAAGGGAGATGTGCATTATGGTGCAGACTTGATGGAAGCCATCTCTGTTGTGACTGTCCCTGATGAACTACTACCTCAGTTGCATGATTTCTGCATTCACCCTGTAGTGCTAGACTACTTGCTACAACTGACTCCAATCACAATAGTGAATGCATTCATGGCAAGGCCTGGCTTCCCTGCAGAAATAGGCAGTTTGACTGTTCACGAACCCCTGCAGCCTGAAATGGTTCTATATTTGAGAGCCGCAAACGTTGCAGCCGACCATTTCGAAGTATCTGGCTGTTTCACCGACAAAGCAGGTCGGGTCTTGGTTGAACTGAAGCATGTCATAGTCAAGTATCTTCGGAGCCAATCTAATGTTGTTGAAGAGTACTTCTTCCACAATGACTTCAGTGTTGTCTCTGATGACTACAAGCCCATTAATAATCCCAAGGCATTGGTCTTCGCTGACCAGATGGGTGTATCTGAAGCCATGCAAAAACATTTGAGCTCACAGTCTCAATACATCTCTTTCACACATGCTAATGATCTCTTGAGCCGTGGATTGAAAGCACTGTTGTCTACATTCAAAATCTCAGATCTGAAAAGCTTTGCAGAAATCTTGTTTGTGTGGAGCATTGACAATGTCACCTCCCACGAAACAGAGGCTATCCTGGAGAACATGGTAAGCTGCTGTGAGATGTTCCGACAAATAGTCCTGGAACTGAAGGCCATGAAATTTCCAAACTCCATCAGAGTAATAACCTACCGGTCAGCAGAGAACACAGTGGACTGCATCAGTGCAGGCTTTGTCCTGTCAGGCATGACTAGATCGTGTGCTGCAGAAATGGCAGATCTTTCCTTCCAGCTGATTGACATCAGCTCTGTCTCTACAGAGGACATCAGAGTTCTGTATCAGGTTCTTGACTCATTCCCCTGCAGCAAATACCCAGAATTGGTGGTGAAAGATGGACAGATTCTAAAACCTTACATAGTACACACTCCCACTGAAAGCAGTGACAACTCACAGGAAAATGTCCACTCTTTCAAGTCTGAGGAGTTCATCCTTCAGACTGCTAACCCATACAGAATGACTAGCCTGTCTGCCATTCCCTGTGATGTTGAGGATAAGAACATCAAGGAGAATTCAGTTGAGATTCAGCTCAGTAAGATTTGTGTTCATTCTTCTGACTACTTTCCTGTCAGTGTCGCTGATATGAACTATGGCCCGACAATGTACTGGAACAAACACACAACTCACAACCACCAGCTTTTCGCTCTAGACTTCAGTGGAACTGTCACAGCTGTAGGGAAAGATGTGAGCAAACTGAAAGTGGGAGACcatgtagtttcatgttatcccATTGCTGCATCTTCTAAGATTGTGATTCCTGAAGCAGCATGCTACAAGACAAAGAGGCTCACATTTCTGAAGGAGGCACCCTGTGTGTCCTACTTTATACTTGCATGGGAAGTCTTGCATCGTGCATTACCCAAAGTCAAACAACAGAGGTTGGGCATCATCTCATCCGTTCCTGACTCAGGTTTGACAAAGGTCTTAGCCCAAACTGCAAACAAATCAGGATGGTATAACATCGTTCTGCCACAGTTTAGTGATCAGCTTCAAAATGTGAACAAGCTTGATGCATTTGTCCTTTTGCCTCCATTTGACAAATTTCAGTTTGAAAAAGCATGCAATGTTTCCGGTGTGAGACACATTGTTGCTGTATGTGAAAATGAGTGCCAATCCTCCATCTCACAAAATGGCTTCAGATGTGGCAATGACAACATTCGCATTCAGACTGTTCAAATGTCTAGCGCATTGGAAAAGGGTTCTATCAGAGCAGAGAAGCCTCACATTTACCGTTGGCTCAAATCAATGCATTTGGACAAGAAGTCTTTAGATTTCGAAACCACCATCTTTCAGAGAGTGTCATCCGGTAACATTGGCTTCATGCCTGCTGAAGAGTCTGAATCGTACTTCAGCTTAAAAACCCTGCCTGTTGTGGTACTGGGTAAAGATGAATCCAAAGGCACACTGTCCAACATTCAGTTGTTGCCTAAACCAAACCAGCTTTTCCAGAAGAACTCTGTGTACATTGTCACAGGTGGTCTAACTGGACTAGGGTTTGAAACAGTGAAGTTTATTGCACAGCGAGGAGGAGGGTACATTGTCATTCTTTCCAGAAGCAGTCCCTCGCCAGACTTACAGCAGGAGATAAGCAACATTAAGAGTCAGTATGGCGCCACAGTCGTAAGCTTGCAGTGTGATGTTTCAATCTCTGCACAAGTGGTGAAGACCATTACTGCGATTCGGGAAAGTTTCCCGTCTTGTCCAATCAGAGGGGTGTTCCACAGCGCCGTCGTCCTGCATGATGGCCTGATTGAAACCCTTGACAAATCTCTCTATGAGAAAGTCCTGAAGCCCAAAGTGAATGGGGCTCTGAATCTGCATCACGCCACAAAACACTGCAAGTTAGATTACTTTGTTTGTTACTCCTCCATCTCTGCCTTTATTGGCAATGCATCACAAACAAACTATTGTGCAGCCAACTCCTTCTTGGACACATTCTGTCAGTATAGGCGAAACATTGGACTTGCAGGACAGTCCATAAGCTGGGGAGCTTTGAACCTTGGTCTCTTGCTGGACAAAGACCATTTCCAAAGATTTCTGGCAGCAAAGGGGATGATGGTCATGGGGGTAGCAGAAATCAATGAGAGCCTAGAACAATGCCTTCTGCTGAACAGGCCACAACAGGTTGTCTGCAAGTTTAATTTCAAAAACCTGATGCATCATGTTCTTGCTCAGAATGCATCCCTAAACATACGTTTAGGCGAACTGGCGGATGAGGGGCTAACAAAAGAAAAAGGGGTAGATGCAAGATATGACCAAACTACCGTGTCCATGTCACCAAGTGAATACGTCAAGTCGGTGCTCAGGGAAACGCTTGGTGTTGAGAATGATGAGCTGAATGACGATTCTTCTCTCACTGCATTAGGCATAGACTCAATGCTAGCCATGACTTTACAGAATCTTATCTTTCAAGACAGGGGTGTGAATGTTCCCCTGGTTAAATTACTGGACCCCAACAGCACACTGTCTACGTTGGTAGCCATGCTGAAAGAGGGTGCAAACCTGGAATCTGAGCATGGTGATGACCTTGCTTTGGATCTGATGGAAAATAATGAGGAAGAAAGTTACATGTCTACCATACTTTAG
- the LOC123481138 gene encoding patched domain-containing protein 3-like — protein sequence MPSCHTDCIEKPVSNWFHKLGGFVGRNPWWFLLVPLFISAGLGAGFYFLEEREAHGIEDQFTPKDGPAKKERHFVKEHFPQNDSEFSRLRLYTEGSYGSFIAVSKSSDILSEKAFEEIIYLDGRVREMGIGHERLTYENLCAMKSNRCFSNYMLDVTNGTASTIKNANLTFPFHNSMFLGTELGGVVLNSSIIVSAKAVRLSYFLRENNKAENDIWLHGFTQVFSNLSDELNKIQVSYFTSNSREEELKGNSKSVIPLFSVAYFLAISFSMISCLRLDCVRNKVWVASFGALSAGLAVLSSFGLLLLCGMPFAMTVATAPFLILGIGVDDMFIMISCWQQTQVHDNVEDRMAATYKDAAISITITTLTDALAFYIGLLTPFGSVQSFCMYTGTAVLFCYLYNITFFGAFLALNGRREKGNRHWLTCMKVPEPEDSPEKYNICCVGGAYDQETGKEEVMPINNFLKMYYGPFLTNTWTKVFVILLYAGYLGSSIYGCFQIQEGIDLKNLAADSSYVGSYYDNEDQYFSQYGPNVMVVVTDSEFQYWDETARKRLDTCLRSFESLTLAGQSLVAKDMTLSWLNEYVKAGVVSNPNNETIFMDSLPTFLQQSGFTQDVNISNKVIIASRLFIQTINVSTAVDEKNMLNKLRETANGCPGKLVVYHPAFIYFDQYAVIVSNTIQNIVVATLAMLVISLMLIPNPICSLWVTFAIASVIVGVAGFMALWDVNLDSVSMINLVICIGFSVDFSAHISYAFVSSKEPTANKKAVDAVYHLGYPILQGAVSTILGVVVLSAAESYIFRTFFKIMFLVILFGVLHGIVFIPVFLTFFGICNIN from the exons ATGCCTTCGTGTCACACAGACTGCATTGAAAAACCGGTGTCAAATTGGTTTCATAAACTTGGAGGTTTTGTTGGGAGAAATCCATGGTGGTTTCTACTTGTCCCTTTGTTCATCTCTGCGGGGCTTGGGGCAGGATTTTACTTCCTTGAAGAGAGAGAGGCACATGGCATAGAGGACCAGTTTACCCCAAAGGACGGGCCTGCAAAAAAGGAGAGACATTTTGTCAAAGAACATTTTCCTCAGAATGATTCAGAGTTCTCTCGTTTGCGGCTGTATACCGAGGGGAGCTATGGGTCTTTCATCGCTGTTTCAAAGTCATCGGATATCTTGAGTGAGAAGGCATTTGAGGAGATCATATATTTAGATGGAAGAGTTAGAGAGATGGGCATAGGCCATGAAAGATTAACTTATGAAAACCTTTGTGCCATGAAAAGTAACAGGTGCTTTTCAAATTACATGTTAGATGTCACTAATGGCACAGCTAGTACAATTAAGAATGCAAACTTGACCTTTCCTTTTCATAATTCAATGTTTTTGGGGACAGAACTTGGTGGAGTAGTTTTGAATTCAAGTATCATCGTTAGTGCAAAGGCTGTTCGACTCTCCTACTTTCTCAGAGAAAACAACAAGGCAGAAAATGATATTTGGCTACATGGGTTTACACAAGTGTTTTCCAACTTGTCAGATGAATTGAACAAG ATTCAAGTTTCATATTTCACGTCTAATTCTAGAGAGGAGGAGTTGAAGGGAAACTCAAAATCTGTGATTCCTCTCTTCTCCGTCGCATACTTCCTGGCCATAAGTTTTTCCATGATATCTTGCTTGAG GTTGGACTGTGTGAGGAACAAGGTGTGGGTGGCCAGCTTTGGTGCTCTGTCTGCAGGCCTAGCAGTGCTGTCCAGTTTCGGGTTGTTGCTGCTCTGTGGAATGCCCTTTGCCATGACTGTTGCAACTGCTCCTTTCTTAATACTTG GAATTGGTGTTGACGACATGTTCATCATGATTTCCTGCTGGCAGCAGACTCAGGTTCATGACAACGTAGAGGACCGTATGGCAGCTACATACAAAGACGCAGCTATCTCTATCACCATCACAACACTAACTGATGCCCTGGCCTTCTATATTGGTCTGTTAACTCCCTTTGGTTCTGTACAATCCTTTTGTATGTATACTGGCACAGCTGTCCTGTTCTGCTACTTGTACAATATTACCTTCTTTGGTGCATTTCTGGCACTGAATGGAAGACGTGAAAAGGGCAACAGACACTGGCTGACATGCATGAAGGTTCCAGAACCAGAGGATAGTCCTGAAAAGTACAATATCTGCTGTGTAGGAGGGGCATATGACCAGGAAACGGGAAAAGAGGAAGTTATGCCAATTAACAACTTCTTAAAGATGTACTATGGGCCATTTCTAACAAATACTTGGACCAAGGTGTTTGTGATCCTGCTCTATGCTGGATATTTGGGCTCAAGTATCTATGGTTGCTTCCAAATCCAAGAAGGCATTGACCTTAAAAACCTAGCAGCCGATAGCTCATATGTGGGTAGCTATTATGATAATGAGGACCAGTACTTTTCACAGTATGGTCCAAATGTAATGGTTGTTGTGACTGACAGTGAGTTTCAATATTGGGACGAAACTGCTCGAAAGCGTCTTGATACTTGTCTCAGAAGTTTTGAGAGTCTAACGTTGGCTGGTCAATCATTGGTTGCTAAAGATATGACCCTTTCTTGGCTTAATGAATATGTAAAAGCGGGTGTAGTTTCAAATCCAAATAACGAAACCATTTTCATGGATAGTTTACCTACATTTTTACAACAATCAGGTTTCACACAAGATGTGAATATTTCAAACAAAGTCATAATTGCCTCACGTTTGTTTATTCAGACAATCAACGTCAGTACAGCTGTTGATGAAAAGAACATGTTGAATAAGCTTCGAGAGACAGCTAATGGTTGTCCAGGAAAGTTGGTTGTTTACCACCCTGCTTTCATATACTTTGACCAGTATGCAGTCATTGTTAGTAATACCATCCAAAACATTGTAGTTGCCACTCTTGCTATGCTGGTGATCTCCCTCATGTTGATCCCCAACCCCATATGTTCTCTGTGGGTGACCTttgccattgcctctgtcataGTGGGTGTTGCTGGTTTCATGGCATTATGGGATGTCAATCTAGACTCTGTATCCATGATCAATCTTGTCATCTGCATTGGTTTCTCAGTGGATTTTTCTGCTCACATTTCCTATGCTTTTGTCTCTAGCAAAGAGCCGACAGCTAATAAAAAGGCTGTAGATGCTGTCTATCACTTGGGATATCCCATCTTACAGGGAGCTGTGTCTACTATTTTAGGAGTGGTGGTGCTGTCTGCTGCTGAGAGCTACATCTTCAGAACCTTCTTTAAGATCATGTTCCTGGTGATTTTGTTTGGGGTACTTCATGGCATCGTTTTCATCCCTGTGTTTCTGACCTTCTTTGGCATATGCAATATTAATTGA